In one window of Carcharodon carcharias isolate sCarCar2 chromosome 14, sCarCar2.pri, whole genome shotgun sequence DNA:
- the LOC121287348 gene encoding cytochrome c oxidase subunit 6A, mitochondrial-like, protein MAAVWARILRRSFSSARQLSAAASGEEHQGARMWKILSFVVAIPGLSVCMLNCYLKAQQHSHERPEFVPYDHLRIRNKPFPWGDGKHSFFHNPHANPLPTGWEDAEEH, encoded by the coding sequence ATGGCGGCGGTTTGGGCTCGTATTTTGCGCCGGAGTTTCAGCTCCGCGCGGCAGCTGTCGGCAGCGGCCAGTGGCGAGGAACACCAAGGGGCACGTATGTGGAAGATCCTGAGCTTTGTTGTTGCTATTCCTGGTTTAAGTGTCTGTATGTTGAACTGCTACCTGAAGGCGCAGCAGCACAGCCACGAGAGGCCAGAGTTTGTTCCTTATGATCATCTCCGCATCAGGAACAAACCATTCCCTTGGGGTGATGGGAAGCACAGTTTCTTCCACAATCCCCATGCTAATCCTCTGCCCACTGGCTGGGAAGATGCAGAGGAACACTGA